One genomic region from Esox lucius isolate fEsoLuc1 chromosome 24, fEsoLuc1.pri, whole genome shotgun sequence encodes:
- the si:ch211-168d1.3 gene encoding ras and Rab interactor 3 isoform X2, which yields MQGDPGSQRNFSVLDRILHTHPVWLQLSINAECALYILLREPVGTFLVRKCSSSQRKVLCVRVAAERAPSSIKECFICEEDSAFSLESSALSFPDLCRLVAFYCISRDVLPFALELPEAIAQASSHRKLEAISHMGLEFWNSLSDTQNGPGDLLAPSAINKPLPSSIQHPPTSTSLVKAGLSQDLCYLLSRGKQASLCFINPLFLQLEQKQPSSQRASHKRHRFKRSMRIRVSTESFMTLSGGGGSGETSEYQDHLDQERLQPTILQSSSKPERKVHSGAGVLKRTSALSPASAEDEDLHVPPPVKEVEKDPPAPQQPRIEESCLSFEGRPAPSLAELDSSSSFSSLEEEEPEPEDQFFKQANPNPQCRPPLVRSRGGHGGLHRMSAAFVCFFAPEKRLTRLVEELSQDRRSAFGSLVQDFLEIQREELRDILAQAASSPSSSMSTTSVGVLLGLRRFLSQAKSFLLDSGELSPPLETLVPDNEKDLALEKALFGCVLKPLKALLGQVLLSLHKQDGTTQRLACSLLACQPGALERLGVRVGVPDARGLERVKQKLALMQRTHSPIDKVLLLLQVCKEVQKDAGALRDGGQEVSSEDFLLALSYVVVMCNTPQILLEVEYMMELLEPSWLTGEGGYYLTSVYASLCLIQSLEVEGSSPPPRGLTRETQDRLRAWGRRRSLEAKSNRERQQNQRCVRVLFQDGDRSAVRTLQWRAGESSDTLAQLCASTFGVSEPQLYTLYWRSGGEMRALPPQAQPQDLASHSEGGPSLSYLRTDHDFSKMRRLTRGGAVDLGESVCEE from the exons ATGCAGGGGGACCCGGGCTCCCAGAGAAACTTCAGTGTGTTGGATCGCATCCTCCACACGCACCCTGTCTGGTTGCAACTGTCAATCAATGCTGAGTGCGCCCTCTACATCCTGCTCAGAGAACCCGTCGGG ACGTTCCTGGTCCGTAAATGCAGCTCGAGCCAGAGGAAGGTGTTGTGTGTCAGAGTGGCCGCGGAGAGAGCGCCGTCCTCCATCAAGGAGTGTTTCATATGTGAAGAGGATTCAG CCTTTTCCCTGGAGAGCTCTGCTCTCAGCTTCCCAGACCTTTGTCGATTGGTGGCCTTCTACTGTATCAGCAG GGATGTGCTGCCTTTCGCTCTGGAGCTGCCAGAAGCCATTGCTCAGGCCTCCTCCCACAGGAAGCTGGAGGCCATCTCTCATATGGGATTAG AGTTCTGGAATTCACTTTCTGACACCCAAAATGGACCTGGGGACCTGCTGGCCCCATCCGCCATTAACAAGCCCCTGCCCAGCAGCATCCAGCACCCACCCACCAGTACCAGCCTGGTCAAGGCAGGTCTGTCGCAGGACCTCTGTTACCTGCTGTCCCGTGGCAAACAGGCATCTCTCTGCTTCATCAACCCTCTCTTCCTACAGCTAGAG CAGAAGCAGCCGTCAAGCCAGCGGGCGTCACACAAACGCCACCGCTTCAAACGCAGCATGAGGATCCGTGTCTCCACGGAGAGCTTCATGACTCTTTCTGGTGGTGGAGGCAGTGGGGAGACCTCAGAATACCAGGACCATCTGGACCAGGAGAGGCTCCAGCCCACCATCCTCCAGTCTAGTTCCAAGCCAGAGAGGAAGGTCCATTCTGGTGCTGGCGTCTTGAAGAGGACCTCTGCACTGTCCCCAGCGTCGGCCGAAGACGAGGATCTACATGTACCACCACCGGTAAAG GAGGTGGAAAAGGACCCTCCTGCCCCACAGCAGCCAAGGATCGAGGAGTCATGCCTGTCCTTCGAGGGTCGCCCGGCTCCCTCCTTGGCTGAATTGGACAGCAGCAGCTCCTTCAGCAgcctggaggaagaggagccgGAACCAGAGGACCAGTTCTTCAAACAAGCGAACCCCAACCCCCAGTGCCGTCCGCCCTTGGTGCGCTCGCGGGGGGGTCACGGAGGTCTTCACAGGATGAGTGCAGCATTCGTCTGTTTCTTCGCCCCAGAGAAGAGGCTAACTAGACTTGTGGAGGAGTTGTCTCAGGACCGGAG GTCTGCGTTTGGCTCCCTGGTCCAGGACTTCCTGGAGATTCAGAGGGAGGAGTTGAGGGACATCCTGGCCCAGGCTGCCTCTTCGCCATCGTCCTCCATGTCAACAACCTCCGTGGGGGTGCTCCTGGGACTGCGGCGCTTCCTTTCCCAGGCCAAGAGCTTCCTCCTGGATAGCGGAGAGCTGTCACCCCCCCTAGAGACCCTGGTGCCAGACAATGAGAAAG ACCTAGCCCTGGAGAAGGCCCTGTTTGGCTGCGTCCTAAAGCCCCTGAAGGCGCTGCTAGGCCAGGTCCTCCTGTCACTCCACAAACAGGACGGCACCACTCAGCGACTAGCCTGCAGTCTCCTGGCCTGCCAGCCGGGGGCGCTGGAGCGCCTCGGGGTGCGTGTGGGCGTGCCCGATGCTCGTGGCTTGGAAAGGGTGAAGCAGAAGCTGGCACTCATGCAGCGCACCCACTCTCCCATAGACAAAGTGTTGCTTCTTCTGCAGGTCTGCAAGGAAGTGCAGAAAGACGCAGGGGCCCTCCGCGACGGTG GACAGGAAGTGAGCTCTGAGGACTTCCTGCTGGCGCTGTCCTACGTCGTAGTGATGTGTAACACACCTCAGATCCTACTGGAGGTGGAATACATGATGGAACTATTGGAGCCATCCTGGCTGACAGGGGAGG GTGGCTACTATCTGACCAGTGTCTATGCCAGCCTGTGTCTGATCCAGAGcctggaggtggaggggagCTCTCCTCCCCCAAGGGGTCTTACCCGTGAGACCCAGGACAGGTTGAGGGCATGGGGACGCAGACGCAGCCTGGAAGCCAAGAGCAACCGAGAGAGACAACAAAACCAG agGTGCGTCCGGGTGCTGTTTCAGGACGGTGATCGCAGCGCTGTGCGTACGCTGCAGTGGAGAGCCGGCGAGAGCAGTGACACCCTGGCCCAGCTCTGTGCCTCCACCTTCGGAGTCTCCGAGCCCCAGCTCTACACCCTCTACTGGAGGTCTGGGGGGGAGATGAGGGCCCTTCCCCCCCAAGCACAGCCTCAGGACCTGGCCAGCCACAGCGAGGGAggcccctctctctcctacctCCGCACTGACCACGATTTCAGCAAGATGCGGCGGCTGACCAGAGGGGGCGCCGTGGACCTGGGGGAGTCCGTGTGTGAGGAGTGA
- the si:ch211-168d1.3 gene encoding ras and Rab interactor 3 isoform X3, producing MQGDPGSQRNFSVLDRILHTHPVWLQLSINAECALYILLREPVGTFLVRKCSSSQRKVLCVRVAAERAPSSIKECFICEEDSAFSLESSALSFPDLCRLVAFYCISRDVLPFALELPEAIAQASSHRKLEAISHMGLEFWNSLSDTQNGPGDLLAPSAINKPLPSSIQHPPTSTSLVKAGLSQDLCYLLSRGKQASLCFINPLFLQLEQQQKQPSSQRASHKRHRFKRSMRIRVSTESFMTLSGGGGSGETSEYQDHLDQERLQPTILQSSSKPERKVHSGAGVLKRTSALSPASAEDEDLHVPPPEVEKDPPAPQQPRIEESCLSFEGRPAPSLAELDSSSSFSSLEEEEPEPEDQFFKQANPNPQCRPPLVRSRGGHGGLHRMSAAFVCFFAPEKRLTRLVEELSQDRRSAFGSLVQDFLEIQREELRDILAQAASSPSSSMSTTSVGVLLGLRRFLSQAKSFLLDSGELSPPLETLVPDNEKDLALEKALFGCVLKPLKALLGQVLLSLHKQDGTTQRLACSLLACQPGALERLGVRVGVPDARGLERVKQKLALMQRTHSPIDKVLLLLQVCKEVQKDAGALRDGGQEVSSEDFLLALSYVVVMCNTPQILLEVEYMMELLEPSWLTGEGGYYLTSVYASLCLIQSLEVEGSSPPPRGLTRETQDRLRAWGRRRSLEAKSNRERQQNQRCVRVLFQDGDRSAVRTLQWRAGESSDTLAQLCASTFGVSEPQLYTLYWRSGGEMRALPPQAQPQDLASHSEGGPSLSYLRTDHDFSKMRRLTRGGAVDLGESVCEE from the exons ATGCAGGGGGACCCGGGCTCCCAGAGAAACTTCAGTGTGTTGGATCGCATCCTCCACACGCACCCTGTCTGGTTGCAACTGTCAATCAATGCTGAGTGCGCCCTCTACATCCTGCTCAGAGAACCCGTCGGG ACGTTCCTGGTCCGTAAATGCAGCTCGAGCCAGAGGAAGGTGTTGTGTGTCAGAGTGGCCGCGGAGAGAGCGCCGTCCTCCATCAAGGAGTGTTTCATATGTGAAGAGGATTCAG CCTTTTCCCTGGAGAGCTCTGCTCTCAGCTTCCCAGACCTTTGTCGATTGGTGGCCTTCTACTGTATCAGCAG GGATGTGCTGCCTTTCGCTCTGGAGCTGCCAGAAGCCATTGCTCAGGCCTCCTCCCACAGGAAGCTGGAGGCCATCTCTCATATGGGATTAG AGTTCTGGAATTCACTTTCTGACACCCAAAATGGACCTGGGGACCTGCTGGCCCCATCCGCCATTAACAAGCCCCTGCCCAGCAGCATCCAGCACCCACCCACCAGTACCAGCCTGGTCAAGGCAGGTCTGTCGCAGGACCTCTGTTACCTGCTGTCCCGTGGCAAACAGGCATCTCTCTGCTTCATCAACCCTCTCTTCCTACAGCTAGAG CAACAGCAGAAGCAGCCGTCAAGCCAGCGGGCGTCACACAAACGCCACCGCTTCAAACGCAGCATGAGGATCCGTGTCTCCACGGAGAGCTTCATGACTCTTTCTGGTGGTGGAGGCAGTGGGGAGACCTCAGAATACCAGGACCATCTGGACCAGGAGAGGCTCCAGCCCACCATCCTCCAGTCTAGTTCCAAGCCAGAGAGGAAGGTCCATTCTGGTGCTGGCGTCTTGAAGAGGACCTCTGCACTGTCCCCAGCGTCGGCCGAAGACGAGGATCTACATGTACCACCACCG GAGGTGGAAAAGGACCCTCCTGCCCCACAGCAGCCAAGGATCGAGGAGTCATGCCTGTCCTTCGAGGGTCGCCCGGCTCCCTCCTTGGCTGAATTGGACAGCAGCAGCTCCTTCAGCAgcctggaggaagaggagccgGAACCAGAGGACCAGTTCTTCAAACAAGCGAACCCCAACCCCCAGTGCCGTCCGCCCTTGGTGCGCTCGCGGGGGGGTCACGGAGGTCTTCACAGGATGAGTGCAGCATTCGTCTGTTTCTTCGCCCCAGAGAAGAGGCTAACTAGACTTGTGGAGGAGTTGTCTCAGGACCGGAG GTCTGCGTTTGGCTCCCTGGTCCAGGACTTCCTGGAGATTCAGAGGGAGGAGTTGAGGGACATCCTGGCCCAGGCTGCCTCTTCGCCATCGTCCTCCATGTCAACAACCTCCGTGGGGGTGCTCCTGGGACTGCGGCGCTTCCTTTCCCAGGCCAAGAGCTTCCTCCTGGATAGCGGAGAGCTGTCACCCCCCCTAGAGACCCTGGTGCCAGACAATGAGAAAG ACCTAGCCCTGGAGAAGGCCCTGTTTGGCTGCGTCCTAAAGCCCCTGAAGGCGCTGCTAGGCCAGGTCCTCCTGTCACTCCACAAACAGGACGGCACCACTCAGCGACTAGCCTGCAGTCTCCTGGCCTGCCAGCCGGGGGCGCTGGAGCGCCTCGGGGTGCGTGTGGGCGTGCCCGATGCTCGTGGCTTGGAAAGGGTGAAGCAGAAGCTGGCACTCATGCAGCGCACCCACTCTCCCATAGACAAAGTGTTGCTTCTTCTGCAGGTCTGCAAGGAAGTGCAGAAAGACGCAGGGGCCCTCCGCGACGGTG GACAGGAAGTGAGCTCTGAGGACTTCCTGCTGGCGCTGTCCTACGTCGTAGTGATGTGTAACACACCTCAGATCCTACTGGAGGTGGAATACATGATGGAACTATTGGAGCCATCCTGGCTGACAGGGGAGG GTGGCTACTATCTGACCAGTGTCTATGCCAGCCTGTGTCTGATCCAGAGcctggaggtggaggggagCTCTCCTCCCCCAAGGGGTCTTACCCGTGAGACCCAGGACAGGTTGAGGGCATGGGGACGCAGACGCAGCCTGGAAGCCAAGAGCAACCGAGAGAGACAACAAAACCAG agGTGCGTCCGGGTGCTGTTTCAGGACGGTGATCGCAGCGCTGTGCGTACGCTGCAGTGGAGAGCCGGCGAGAGCAGTGACACCCTGGCCCAGCTCTGTGCCTCCACCTTCGGAGTCTCCGAGCCCCAGCTCTACACCCTCTACTGGAGGTCTGGGGGGGAGATGAGGGCCCTTCCCCCCCAAGCACAGCCTCAGGACCTGGCCAGCCACAGCGAGGGAggcccctctctctcctacctCCGCACTGACCACGATTTCAGCAAGATGCGGCGGCTGACCAGAGGGGGCGCCGTGGACCTGGGGGAGTCCGTGTGTGAGGAGTGA
- the si:ch211-168d1.3 gene encoding ras and Rab interactor 3 isoform X1, producing the protein MQGDPGSQRNFSVLDRILHTHPVWLQLSINAECALYILLREPVGTFLVRKCSSSQRKVLCVRVAAERAPSSIKECFICEEDSAFSLESSALSFPDLCRLVAFYCISRDVLPFALELPEAIAQASSHRKLEAISHMGLEFWNSLSDTQNGPGDLLAPSAINKPLPSSIQHPPTSTSLVKAGLSQDLCYLLSRGKQASLCFINPLFLQLEQQQKQPSSQRASHKRHRFKRSMRIRVSTESFMTLSGGGGSGETSEYQDHLDQERLQPTILQSSSKPERKVHSGAGVLKRTSALSPASAEDEDLHVPPPVKEVEKDPPAPQQPRIEESCLSFEGRPAPSLAELDSSSSFSSLEEEEPEPEDQFFKQANPNPQCRPPLVRSRGGHGGLHRMSAAFVCFFAPEKRLTRLVEELSQDRRSAFGSLVQDFLEIQREELRDILAQAASSPSSSMSTTSVGVLLGLRRFLSQAKSFLLDSGELSPPLETLVPDNEKDLALEKALFGCVLKPLKALLGQVLLSLHKQDGTTQRLACSLLACQPGALERLGVRVGVPDARGLERVKQKLALMQRTHSPIDKVLLLLQVCKEVQKDAGALRDGGQEVSSEDFLLALSYVVVMCNTPQILLEVEYMMELLEPSWLTGEGGYYLTSVYASLCLIQSLEVEGSSPPPRGLTRETQDRLRAWGRRRSLEAKSNRERQQNQRCVRVLFQDGDRSAVRTLQWRAGESSDTLAQLCASTFGVSEPQLYTLYWRSGGEMRALPPQAQPQDLASHSEGGPSLSYLRTDHDFSKMRRLTRGGAVDLGESVCEE; encoded by the exons ATGCAGGGGGACCCGGGCTCCCAGAGAAACTTCAGTGTGTTGGATCGCATCCTCCACACGCACCCTGTCTGGTTGCAACTGTCAATCAATGCTGAGTGCGCCCTCTACATCCTGCTCAGAGAACCCGTCGGG ACGTTCCTGGTCCGTAAATGCAGCTCGAGCCAGAGGAAGGTGTTGTGTGTCAGAGTGGCCGCGGAGAGAGCGCCGTCCTCCATCAAGGAGTGTTTCATATGTGAAGAGGATTCAG CCTTTTCCCTGGAGAGCTCTGCTCTCAGCTTCCCAGACCTTTGTCGATTGGTGGCCTTCTACTGTATCAGCAG GGATGTGCTGCCTTTCGCTCTGGAGCTGCCAGAAGCCATTGCTCAGGCCTCCTCCCACAGGAAGCTGGAGGCCATCTCTCATATGGGATTAG AGTTCTGGAATTCACTTTCTGACACCCAAAATGGACCTGGGGACCTGCTGGCCCCATCCGCCATTAACAAGCCCCTGCCCAGCAGCATCCAGCACCCACCCACCAGTACCAGCCTGGTCAAGGCAGGTCTGTCGCAGGACCTCTGTTACCTGCTGTCCCGTGGCAAACAGGCATCTCTCTGCTTCATCAACCCTCTCTTCCTACAGCTAGAG CAACAGCAGAAGCAGCCGTCAAGCCAGCGGGCGTCACACAAACGCCACCGCTTCAAACGCAGCATGAGGATCCGTGTCTCCACGGAGAGCTTCATGACTCTTTCTGGTGGTGGAGGCAGTGGGGAGACCTCAGAATACCAGGACCATCTGGACCAGGAGAGGCTCCAGCCCACCATCCTCCAGTCTAGTTCCAAGCCAGAGAGGAAGGTCCATTCTGGTGCTGGCGTCTTGAAGAGGACCTCTGCACTGTCCCCAGCGTCGGCCGAAGACGAGGATCTACATGTACCACCACCGGTAAAG GAGGTGGAAAAGGACCCTCCTGCCCCACAGCAGCCAAGGATCGAGGAGTCATGCCTGTCCTTCGAGGGTCGCCCGGCTCCCTCCTTGGCTGAATTGGACAGCAGCAGCTCCTTCAGCAgcctggaggaagaggagccgGAACCAGAGGACCAGTTCTTCAAACAAGCGAACCCCAACCCCCAGTGCCGTCCGCCCTTGGTGCGCTCGCGGGGGGGTCACGGAGGTCTTCACAGGATGAGTGCAGCATTCGTCTGTTTCTTCGCCCCAGAGAAGAGGCTAACTAGACTTGTGGAGGAGTTGTCTCAGGACCGGAG GTCTGCGTTTGGCTCCCTGGTCCAGGACTTCCTGGAGATTCAGAGGGAGGAGTTGAGGGACATCCTGGCCCAGGCTGCCTCTTCGCCATCGTCCTCCATGTCAACAACCTCCGTGGGGGTGCTCCTGGGACTGCGGCGCTTCCTTTCCCAGGCCAAGAGCTTCCTCCTGGATAGCGGAGAGCTGTCACCCCCCCTAGAGACCCTGGTGCCAGACAATGAGAAAG ACCTAGCCCTGGAGAAGGCCCTGTTTGGCTGCGTCCTAAAGCCCCTGAAGGCGCTGCTAGGCCAGGTCCTCCTGTCACTCCACAAACAGGACGGCACCACTCAGCGACTAGCCTGCAGTCTCCTGGCCTGCCAGCCGGGGGCGCTGGAGCGCCTCGGGGTGCGTGTGGGCGTGCCCGATGCTCGTGGCTTGGAAAGGGTGAAGCAGAAGCTGGCACTCATGCAGCGCACCCACTCTCCCATAGACAAAGTGTTGCTTCTTCTGCAGGTCTGCAAGGAAGTGCAGAAAGACGCAGGGGCCCTCCGCGACGGTG GACAGGAAGTGAGCTCTGAGGACTTCCTGCTGGCGCTGTCCTACGTCGTAGTGATGTGTAACACACCTCAGATCCTACTGGAGGTGGAATACATGATGGAACTATTGGAGCCATCCTGGCTGACAGGGGAGG GTGGCTACTATCTGACCAGTGTCTATGCCAGCCTGTGTCTGATCCAGAGcctggaggtggaggggagCTCTCCTCCCCCAAGGGGTCTTACCCGTGAGACCCAGGACAGGTTGAGGGCATGGGGACGCAGACGCAGCCTGGAAGCCAAGAGCAACCGAGAGAGACAACAAAACCAG agGTGCGTCCGGGTGCTGTTTCAGGACGGTGATCGCAGCGCTGTGCGTACGCTGCAGTGGAGAGCCGGCGAGAGCAGTGACACCCTGGCCCAGCTCTGTGCCTCCACCTTCGGAGTCTCCGAGCCCCAGCTCTACACCCTCTACTGGAGGTCTGGGGGGGAGATGAGGGCCCTTCCCCCCCAAGCACAGCCTCAGGACCTGGCCAGCCACAGCGAGGGAggcccctctctctcctacctCCGCACTGACCACGATTTCAGCAAGATGCGGCGGCTGACCAGAGGGGGCGCCGTGGACCTGGGGGAGTCCGTGTGTGAGGAGTGA